Within the Candidatus Saccharibacteria bacterium oral taxon 488 genome, the region CCAGCACACCCAGCGGCGCCACTGCTGGACAGCGATTGTACTGCAATTCTTTGACTGGCAATTTGACGAAATCCTCAGCCTGCCGCTCCTCCCACGACGCAAAGATTTTCTTTGTTAATTCCTCCGCACTCAGCCCAACAAACGGTATCGGATCATACCGCAAGTCATAGACAACCACGCCGCCGTTTCGACTGGTCGTCAGCGGAAAGGTCACCGTAGTTTTAGCAAATTCTTTGTCGTAGCGACCGCTGGCATAGACAAACGGTTTTTTATCGTCAACATTAACCAGCTGTTGGACTGCTTTTTTGTCACGCATTTTTAGCAAGTAATCATACAGCTGCGGCTGCTTTTGCTTAATCAATTTCGTCACGGCAATCAGCGCTGTCACGTCCGCCAAGGCATCATGGGCATTTTCATGCGCAATACCGTTGGCGCTAGTGATCAATTCCAAGCGGTTACTTGGCTCACCTTTGTCGTCAAGCGGCCAATTGATTCCTTCCGGCCTGAGCGCTCGCGTCAATCGCACTACATCCAGCAAATCCCAACGCGAGCGACCGTCTTTCCAGCTCCACTCGTACGGATCATGAAAATTGCGCCACAACAAATGGCGGATAAATTCGTCGTCAAACCGAATATTATTGAAGCCAACCGCGATGGTGTCCGGCGTAAAAATCTCCTCGCTCAACATCCGGGCAAACTGCGCCTCGGTGTAACCTTCTTCAACCGTTTTTTGCGGTGTGATACCAGTCACCATTAGTGCATCAGGACTCGGCAACGTATCATCATTCAGCGTCACCAATAGATTATACGGCTCACCAATCGGCTCGAGATTCATGTCCGTCCGCTGCCCAGCAAACTGCATGATGCGGTCTTGCCGTGGATTTAATCCACTCGTCTCGAGGTCGTAGAAGAAAAATGTTTGCGCCATACCTATAGTATAGCAAAGCTACGAGATGACACCCAAACCTACTACTCAACCAACGTAAACGGCTTCGATTCGCCAATCTGCACCACGGTCTCGCCGACTGCACCCTGACGGATTAGCTCGTGAGTGATACCCATTTTTCGCATGATGTCGCGCAGGCGATTGACCGATTCAAATTGATCAAAGTTAGTACGACGAGCAAACTTTTCAATTTTAACACCGTGGATAATGAAACTGACCGCATCTTCATCGTCCGCATTTTCAGGCTCCGCGCCAACCACCCGTTCTACCGTCCAGGCGTCAGACGCTGCTTGTGCATCCAATGCAATAACCGGCAAATCGCTGTCCTCTTCTTCGGTCAGCTCAGCTTCCCGTACTCGATAATTCGTGACTTCCCGACGCAGTAGGCGTAGCAATT harbors:
- the sbcB gene encoding exodeoxyribonuclease I, whose translation is MAQTFFFYDLETSGLNPRQDRIMQFAGQRTDMNLEPIGEPYNLLVTLNDDTLPSPDALMVTGITPQKTVEEGYTEAQFARMLSEEIFTPDTIAVGFNNIRFDDEFIRHLLWRNFHDPYEWSWKDGRSRWDLLDVVRLTRALRPEGINWPLDDKGEPSNRLELITSANGIAHENAHDALADVTALIAVTKLIKQKQPQLYDYLLKMRDKKAVQQLVNVDDKKPFVYASGRYDKEFAKTTVTFPLTTSRNGGVVVYDLRYDPIPFVGLSAEELTKKIFASWEERQAEDFVKLPVKELQYNRCPAVAPLGVLEQGDGWQKISLSTEIVQQHQNILLNHPDFAEKLRSIFENKPAFKKLPDPEAQLYDGFLHDRDRIRVEAVRNADERELADFHPEFQDERLAPLLLHYKARNFPRSLSEDDLVQWETWRAQHLQAQLPQFMASLQRLAPTATDEQQFILQELQLWAEAILPTED